The following proteins come from a genomic window of Rutidosis leptorrhynchoides isolate AG116_Rl617_1_P2 chromosome 10, CSIRO_AGI_Rlap_v1, whole genome shotgun sequence:
- the LOC139872310 gene encoding LOW QUALITY PROTEIN: putative uncharacterized hydrolase C7D4.05 (The sequence of the model RefSeq protein was modified relative to this genomic sequence to represent the inferred CDS: deleted 1 base in 1 codon), with amino-acid sequence MATHVTKITRLLSSSNVISSTIRVTPFTNSGSGHGYSSSAVASLESDPDSSVLFRLKDYENYRKTLYGGITHKALLVDAVGTLVIPSQPMAQIYREIGEKYGVEISEDEILRRYRRAYEQPWGRSRLRYVDDGRPFWQHIVSSSTGCSDSRYFEELYSYYTTDKAWHLCDPNAENVFKALKKAGVKLAIVSNFDTRLRPLLRALNCDHWFDALAVSAEVAAEKPNPTIFLKACELLGVEPEDAVHVGDDRRNDIWGARDAGCDAWLWGTDVHSFKEIAERIGVEV; translated from the exons ATGGCAACTCACGTAACAAAAATTACTCGCCTATTATCTTCATCTAATGTCATCTCATCAACGATTCGCGTAACTCCGTTTACGAATTCGGGTTCGGGTCATGGATACTCATCTTCAGCAGTAGCGTCACTCGAATCGGATCCGGATTCATCTGTATTATTCCGtttaaaagattatgaaaattATAGGAAAACGTTATATGGTGGAATCACGCATAAAGCACTGTTGGTTGATGCGGTTGGAACCCTAGTTATTCCTTCTCAACCCATGGCTCAG ATATATAGGGAAATTGGGGAAAAATATGGAGTGGAAATTAGTGAAGATGAGATTTTGAGGAGATATAGGAGAGCTTATGAACAACCATGGGGGAGATCTAGACTCAG ATATGTAGATGATGGT AGACCTTTCTGGCAACATATCGTTAGTTCGTCAACAGGCTGTTCTGACTCTCGTTACTTTGAGGAGCTTTATAGTTATTACACAACCGATAAG GCTTGGCATCTGTGTGACCCAAATGCTGAAAACGTGTTCAAGGCTCTGAAAAAAGCAGGGGTAAAACTGGCAATTGTCTCAAATTTTGACACACGATTAAGACCTCTGCTGCGTGCTTTAAACTGTGATCACTGGTTTGATGCTTTGGCTGTTTCAGCTGAA GTTGCAGCAGAGAAACCGAATCCTACGATATTTCTAAAAGCGTGCGAGTTATTAGGAGTAGAACCCGAGGATGCAGTCCACGTAGGTGATGACCGAAGAAATGATATATGGGGTGCCCGAGATGCTGGCTGTGATGCTTGGCTCTGGGGAACTGACGTTCATTCCTTCAAAGAG ATTGCTGAAAGGATAGGAGTTGAGGTCTGA